Proteins encoded within one genomic window of Neoarius graeffei isolate fNeoGra1 chromosome 18, fNeoGra1.pri, whole genome shotgun sequence:
- the LOC132865783 gene encoding general transcription factor II-I repeat domain-containing protein 2-like — MEASFRAAHYLAKHKKAFSDGEVVKGVMSVVADTLFKDHKNGKEILVAIVDIQLSANTTARRVSAMSTNLVEQLNGDMSTYRYFSIQCDKSVDKTSTAQLMVFIRMVFSDFTVKEEMLTLLPLKTTTRAVDIYEAIKRYFTEKNIPLQKLVSVTTDGVPAVTGCHSDLIACCRSDPDFPRFLSYHCIIHQQAICAKVMGFDPVMTPVMKIVNSIYANATQHRAFKLLLEELSAEYCDLLLHTEIGWLSRGRVLQCFLSLLDKIKEFMESRGQDTTLLQDTEWVLDLAFLTDITGKLNHLNCELQGKGKNVPDMISAVNAFRAKMNIFSVHLQSKKFLHFPSVQSVLNGNAPASVALDGAVGKYTQLISRLGQEFEERFHDFGKLQPCVAFIANSTFHAM, encoded by the coding sequence ATGGAAGCTTCCTTCAGAGCAGCACACTACCTGGCTAAGCACAAAAAGGCATTTTCGGATGGAGAGGTGGTCAAAGGGGTGATGTCAGTGGTTGCAGATACTTTGTTTAAAGATCACAAGAATGGGAAGGAGATCCTCGTTGCCATCGTGGATATTCAGCTAAGTGCCAACACCACCGCCAGGAGAGTATCAGCAATGTCCACTAACTTGGTGGAACAGCTGAACGGTGACATGAGTACATACAGGTACTTTAGCATCCAATGTGACAAGTCGGTGGATAAAACCAGCACAGCGCAGCTGATGGTCTTCATCAGAATGGTGTTCAGTGATTTCACTGTGAAGGAGGAGATGCTTACTTTGCTGCCCCTGAAAACCACAACAAGGGCTGTTGACATCTATGAGGCCATAAAGCgctattttacagagaaaaacatcccACTTCAAAAATTGGTATCGGTAACTACCGATGGAGTCCCCGCGGTGACCGGCTGTCATTCTGATCTTATTGCGTGCTGCAGAAGTGATCCAGATTTTCCCCGTTTCCTCAGTTACCACTGTATCATCCATCAACAGGCAATTTGTGCCAAAGTGATGGGTTTTGATCCCGTCATGACTCCGGTCATGAAGATTGTCAACAGTATCTATGCGAATGCCACACAACACCGGGCATTCAAACTTCTTCTGGAGGAGCTGTCAGCTGAGTACTGTGACCTCTTGCTGCACACAGAGATAGGATGGCTCAGCAGGGGTAGAGTTCTGCAGTGCTTTTTGTCACTTCTGGACAAAATCAAAGAGTTCATGGAATCCAGAGGGCAGGACACTACTTTGCTCCAGGACACTGAGTGGGTGCTTGACCTTGCCTTTCTGACAGACATCACAGGGAAACTGAATCACTTGAACTGTGAATTGCAAGGCAAAGGTAAGAATGTACCGGACATGATCAGTGCTGTGAACGCATTCAGAGCAAAGATGAACATTTTCTCTGTGCACTTGCAGAGTAAGAAATTCCTGCACTTTCCATCTGTGCAGTCAGTTTTGAATGGAAATGCCCCTGCATCTGTAGCCTTAGACGGGGCTGTAGGAAAGTACACTCAGCTAATATCTAGGCTTGGGCAAGAGTTTGAAGAAAGATTTCATGACTTTGGTAAACTGCAGCCTTGTGTTGCATTCATTGCTAATAGTACCTTTCATGCAATGTGA